Proteins co-encoded in one Planctomycetota bacterium genomic window:
- the rpsL gene encoding 30S ribosomal protein S12: MPTINQLVRNGRRKPKYKSKSPVLESNPQKRGVCLIVKTMTPKKPNSALRKIARVRLSSGRETTAYIPGEGHNLQEHSIVLVRGGRVRDLPGVRYHIIRGTLDCAGVEDRKTSRSKYGVKKPK; this comes from the coding sequence CGATCAACCAGCTGGTCCGGAACGGGCGGCGCAAGCCGAAGTACAAGTCCAAGTCGCCCGTCCTGGAGTCCAACCCGCAGAAGCGCGGCGTGTGTCTTATCGTCAAGACGATGACGCCCAAGAAACCCAACTCCGCCCTGCGGAAGATCGCCCGCGTCCGGCTCTCCAGCGGCCGCGAGACGACCGCCTATATCCCGGGCGAGGGGCACAACCTCCAGGAGCACTCCATCGTGCTCGTGCGCGGCGGCCGCGTGCGCGACCTGCCGGGCGTGCGGTACCATATCATCCGCGGCACGCTCGACTGCGCCGGCGTCGAGGACCGCAAGACCAGCCGCTCCAAGTACGGCGTCAAGAAGCCGAAGTAG